One Methylosinus sp. C49 DNA segment encodes these proteins:
- a CDS encoding peptidylprolyl isomerase, translating to MVNSLSFALLRSRLGDAASAGYASAQRFRSEPLLHFLAIGALVFIADAALHPPPKDERVITVSKALRQTFIDNFDEDKARAPSYPQLQAMIDSWVASEILYREGKALGVDRGDDMIRDRIAYKLQLLIFDQIKLPQPSEERLRAWFEQNRDRFDEPERVGFYLTPAADSAEATRWLEDISAGHESEELRERTRAILARPVTSLAPAFGEKFRDDLLALPQGTWAKLQSKEGWHIVRLDSRRPGEPAHFEDVRDEVLRQWRVDETRSRAWEAVNRLKASYTVRMEP from the coding sequence ATGGTGAATTCCCTCTCCTTCGCTCTCCTTCGGAGTCGGCTCGGCGATGCGGCGTCGGCTGGCTACGCTTCTGCGCAACGCTTTCGAAGCGAGCCGCTCCTGCATTTTCTGGCGATCGGCGCGCTCGTTTTCATCGCTGACGCCGCACTGCATCCCCCGCCCAAGGACGAACGCGTCATCACGGTGAGCAAGGCGCTGCGTCAGACCTTCATCGATAATTTCGACGAGGACAAAGCGCGCGCCCCGTCGTACCCGCAGCTGCAGGCGATGATCGACAGCTGGGTGGCGAGCGAGATTCTCTATCGTGAAGGCAAAGCGCTCGGCGTCGATCGCGGCGACGACATGATCCGCGACCGCATCGCCTATAAGCTGCAACTGCTCATCTTCGATCAGATCAAGCTGCCGCAGCCGAGCGAGGAGCGATTGCGCGCCTGGTTCGAGCAAAATCGCGACCGCTTCGACGAGCCGGAGCGTGTCGGATTCTATCTGACGCCAGCCGCCGATTCCGCCGAGGCCACACGCTGGCTCGAGGACATCTCGGCCGGCCATGAATCGGAGGAGCTTCGCGAGCGCACGCGCGCCATTCTCGCACGCCCCGTCACCAGCCTCGCGCCCGCCTTCGGCGAGAAGTTTCGCGACGATCTGCTCGCGCTGCCGCAAGGAACTTGGGCGAAGCTCCAATCGAAGGAAGGCTGGCACATCGTTCGCCTCGACTCGCGCCGCCCCGGCGAGCCCGCGCATTTCGAGGATGTGCGCGACGAGGTCTTGCGGCAATGGCGCGTCGATGAGACGCGCTCGCGCGCATGGGAAGCGGTCAACCGGCTGAAGGCCTCCTATACCGTGCGGATGGAGCCGTGA
- the minE gene encoding cell division topological specificity factor MinE, with the protein MKLFNFFNRRASAPVARERLQILLAHERASVSNSNLVALLHREVLAAVSKHIEIDPDKVEVKLREGDDMSLLEIDIEISTSASAREAIADAAA; encoded by the coding sequence ATGAAGCTGTTCAACTTTTTCAACCGCCGCGCATCTGCGCCGGTCGCGCGCGAGCGTCTGCAGATTCTCCTCGCGCATGAGCGCGCATCCGTGTCCAACTCCAATCTCGTCGCCCTATTGCATAGAGAGGTGCTGGCCGCCGTCTCCAAGCATATAGAGATCGACCCGGACAAGGTGGAGGTCAAGCTGCGTGAAGGCGACGACATGTCGCTGCTCGAGATCGATATCGAGATTTCGACGAGCGCCTCGGCGCGCGAGGCGATCGCCGACGCCGCGGCGTGA
- a CDS encoding 2OG-Fe(II) oxygenase family protein, producing the protein MDQIEPLFPIPLMRCPGLLDAALVEAAVEAIGNARIEKNLRSEQLFHTEIADPRSDELFRRMSDLAIPKLVDFGALLFGERLEWMVKEMWTNVLEPGGSQALHSHANSFASGVFYLTPSHPGSRTAFVRPPGGFEFNFRHHTRSAAMGPFNAGKYVVPEAEPGDLILFPSYLYHEVPKNQGGVRVTVAFNAIPDRLDCWGYQIKFAP; encoded by the coding sequence ATGGATCAGATCGAGCCGCTTTTTCCCATTCCGCTCATGCGCTGTCCCGGCCTTTTGGACGCGGCGCTCGTCGAGGCCGCGGTCGAAGCGATCGGCAATGCGCGCATCGAGAAAAACCTGCGCTCGGAGCAGCTCTTTCACACGGAGATCGCCGACCCGCGCAGCGACGAGCTGTTTCGCCGCATGTCGGATCTCGCCATTCCCAAGCTCGTCGACTTCGGCGCGCTCCTCTTCGGAGAGCGGCTGGAATGGATGGTCAAGGAAATGTGGACCAATGTGCTCGAGCCCGGCGGCAGTCAGGCGCTACATTCGCACGCCAATAGCTTCGCCTCCGGCGTCTTCTATCTCACGCCCTCGCATCCCGGCAGCCGCACCGCTTTCGTGCGGCCGCCCGGCGGATTCGAGTTCAATTTTCGGCATCACACGCGCTCTGCGGCGATGGGGCCGTTCAACGCCGGAAAATATGTGGTTCCCGAGGCGGAGCCGGGCGATCTCATTCTCTTTCCGAGCTATCTCTATCACGAGGTGCCGAAGAATCAGGGCGGCGTGCGGGTGACGGTCGCGTTCAACGCGATCCCCGATCGTCTCGATTGCTGGGGCTATCAGATCAAATTCGCTCCGTGA
- a CDS encoding SGNH/GDSL hydrolase family protein, whose protein sequence is MAVSTTRARALRLSGVVLINVALAIGLLAATEFILHRVYNWTNPFLDHGENALRSRDPVFTHTLRPNFDGYDVWGPHTPRIFTNSLGFKDAAARNVPLISDRRRIVFIGDSFTEGVGLPYQQTFVGRFAQAFPEIDVLNAGVSSYAPSAYYEKLKYYLDKGLKFDEAIVYIDISDIQDEAISYRYDDNGVLELGVFVPNPEKCLPSAYQLLPRDPPGWLEKRSFVAEFVSNLLFVKKANAANASASLSELMRPGRVYSRDWSRASWTFDDAASCYGDAGVAGGVRKALQQMDRLHELLSARGIALSVGVYPWPHQLLYDVENSRQAQIWRDWCARKCERYVDHFPAFFQYKVGHADYVRDLYFWADVHFNAEGNRLLAADLIEKYRRR, encoded by the coding sequence ATGGCGGTCTCGACCACAAGGGCGCGCGCATTGCGCCTTTCGGGCGTCGTTCTCATCAATGTGGCGTTGGCGATTGGCCTGCTCGCAGCGACGGAATTCATTCTCCATCGCGTCTATAATTGGACCAATCCTTTCCTCGATCACGGCGAGAATGCGCTGCGGTCGCGCGATCCTGTCTTCACCCATACGCTGCGCCCCAATTTCGACGGCTATGACGTGTGGGGGCCGCATACGCCGCGCATATTCACCAATTCGCTCGGCTTCAAGGATGCGGCGGCGCGCAACGTTCCCTTGATCTCCGACCGTCGGCGCATCGTCTTTATCGGCGACTCCTTCACGGAGGGCGTCGGTCTGCCCTACCAGCAGACTTTCGTCGGCCGCTTCGCGCAGGCTTTTCCCGAGATCGACGTGCTGAACGCGGGCGTCTCGAGCTACGCGCCCTCCGCCTATTACGAGAAGCTGAAATATTATCTCGACAAGGGCCTGAAGTTCGATGAGGCGATCGTCTACATCGACATTTCCGACATTCAAGACGAGGCCATCTCCTATCGCTATGACGACAACGGCGTTTTAGAGCTCGGCGTCTTCGTGCCCAATCCAGAAAAATGTCTGCCGAGCGCCTATCAGCTGCTGCCGCGTGATCCGCCGGGATGGCTGGAGAAGCGATCCTTCGTCGCCGAATTCGTGTCCAATCTTCTATTCGTCAAGAAAGCCAATGCGGCGAACGCCAGCGCCAGTCTGTCGGAGCTGATGCGGCCGGGGCGCGTCTATAGCCGCGATTGGAGCCGCGCGTCCTGGACCTTCGACGATGCGGCGAGCTGTTATGGCGATGCAGGCGTCGCCGGCGGCGTACGCAAGGCGCTGCAGCAGATGGATCGACTTCATGAGCTGTTGTCCGCGCGCGGAATCGCGCTCTCGGTCGGCGTCTATCCCTGGCCGCATCAGCTTCTCTATGATGTCGAGAATTCGCGGCAGGCGCAGATTTGGCGCGATTGGTGCGCCCGAAAATGTGAGCGCTACGTCGATCATTTCCCCGCCTTCTTTCAATATAAGGTCGGGCATGCAGATTATGTGCGCGATCTCTATTTCTGGGCGGACGTGCATTTCAACGCCGAGGGCAACCGCCTGCTCGCCGCTGATCTCATAGAGAAATATCGTCGCCGATGA
- a CDS encoding HupE/UreJ family protein: MSSRLRLFVTVALTGVALASPALAHDGEGVTGGLTSGFLHPLTGVDHLVAMIAVGLWGAQLGAPAIFLLPIAFPLVMALGGVLGVLHIPLPAPEMMIALSALLLGAAVAMRVRPPVVVAALIVALFAIFHGHAHGAELPGAADPMAYGVGFVTATGLLHGFGILTGALSRWPLGARVIQGLGASIALLGGYFLFLGAGVAG; encoded by the coding sequence ATGTCGTCTCGCCTCCGCCTCTTCGTCACCGTCGCTCTCACAGGCGTCGCGCTCGCTTCGCCCGCTCTCGCGCATGACGGCGAAGGCGTGACGGGCGGTCTTACGAGCGGTTTTCTGCATCCGTTGACGGGCGTGGATCATCTCGTCGCAATGATCGCCGTGGGTCTTTGGGGCGCGCAACTCGGCGCGCCGGCGATCTTTCTGCTGCCCATCGCCTTTCCTCTCGTCATGGCTTTGGGGGGCGTGCTCGGCGTTCTGCATATTCCCCTGCCGGCGCCGGAAATGATGATCGCGCTCTCGGCGCTGCTTCTCGGCGCCGCTGTAGCGATGCGCGTGCGGCCGCCTGTCGTCGTCGCCGCGCTCATCGTCGCGCTCTTCGCCATATTCCACGGTCATGCGCATGGCGCGGAGCTGCCCGGCGCCGCCGACCCAATGGCCTATGGCGTCGGCTTCGTCACCGCCACAGGCCTTTTGCACGGATTTGGAATCCTCACCGGCGCCCTATCGCGATGGCCACTCGGCGCGCGCGTCATCCAAGGGCTCGGCGCATCGATCGCGCTGCTCGGCGGCTATTTCCTATTCCTCGGCGCGGGCGTCGCTGGATGA
- a CDS encoding HupE/UreJ family protein, whose product MRLLAAWIVAATLLAPAAILAHESSLGVLELREVRQGAYVGRWTMEPTIGAARVDLRAPPHCFLHMPQLECGAKGLVGAMTIGNLGSRMSAALIKIIPLQGETRSYTITSANPTVSILGSEAPTLESWIALGATYLNYGVDHILLGADHLLFVFGLIWIVGVGRRLVSTITAFTIGHSISLAAAAFGVIGVPERPLNACIALSIVFVGVEIVKQRRGEAGLTARYPWAVAGGFGLVHGIGFASALAGLGIERRLLPAALGFFNIGVEIGQLAFVLLTLALIWAHRRLGAVLPGARDPLPGYAIGSIAAFWFIGRLLRVLAID is encoded by the coding sequence ATGCGACTGCTCGCGGCATGGATCGTCGCGGCGACGCTGCTGGCGCCAGCGGCGATTCTCGCGCATGAATCATCGCTCGGCGTGCTGGAATTGCGCGAGGTGCGGCAGGGCGCCTATGTCGGCCGCTGGACGATGGAGCCGACGATCGGCGCCGCGCGCGTCGATCTGCGCGCGCCGCCGCATTGCTTCTTGCACATGCCGCAGCTCGAATGCGGCGCGAAGGGCCTCGTCGGCGCGATGACGATCGGCAATCTCGGCTCGCGCATGTCGGCGGCGCTGATCAAAATCATCCCGCTGCAAGGCGAGACGCGCAGCTACACCATCACCTCCGCCAATCCGACTGTCTCTATTCTCGGCTCCGAGGCGCCGACGCTCGAAAGCTGGATAGCGCTCGGCGCGACCTATCTGAATTACGGCGTCGACCATATTCTGCTCGGCGCCGATCATCTTCTCTTCGTTTTCGGCTTGATCTGGATCGTCGGCGTCGGCCGGCGGCTCGTCTCGACGATCACCGCTTTCACCATCGGACACAGCATATCGCTCGCGGCGGCGGCCTTCGGCGTGATCGGCGTGCCGGAGCGGCCGCTCAACGCCTGCATCGCGCTCAGCATCGTCTTTGTCGGCGTCGAGATCGTGAAGCAGCGGCGCGGCGAAGCGGGATTGACGGCCCGCTATCCTTGGGCGGTCGCGGGCGGCTTCGGCCTCGTTCACGGAATCGGCTTCGCGAGCGCGCTCGCCGGGCTCGGCATCGAAAGGCGCTTGCTGCCGGCGGCGCTCGGCTTCTTCAATATCGGAGTCGAGATCGGACAGCTCGCCTTCGTGCTTCTCACTCTCGCGCTCATCTGGGCGCATCGTCGCCTCGGCGCCGTTCTTCCCGGCGCGCGCGATCCTCTTCCCGGCTATGCGATCGGCTCGATCGCGGCCTTCTGGTTCATCGGCCGACTTCTCCGCGTGCTCGCAATCGATTGA
- the minD gene encoding septum site-determining protein MinD: MPKILVVTSGKGGVGKTTSTAALGAALAQSNQKVAVVDFDVGLRNLDLVMGAERRVVYDLINVAQGDAKLHQALIRDKRLDNLYLLPASQTRDKDALTEEGVRRVIDELRERFDWIVCDSPAGIERGATLAMRFADVAVVVANPEVSSVRDSDRIIGLLDAKTEIAEKGGRMEKHLLLTRYDAGRAARGEMLNVDDVLEILSIPLLGIIPESEDVLRASNVGSPVTLHNGASAPSRAYADAARRLCGAEVPMDIPSDKKGLLVRLFGRRAA, translated from the coding sequence ATGCCCAAGATATTGGTCGTCACTTCCGGCAAAGGGGGCGTCGGCAAAACGACGTCGACCGCCGCGCTCGGCGCAGCGCTGGCTCAGTCGAATCAGAAGGTCGCGGTCGTCGATTTCGATGTCGGCCTGCGCAATCTCGATCTCGTCATGGGCGCGGAGCGGCGGGTCGTCTATGACCTCATCAATGTCGCCCAGGGCGACGCCAAGCTGCATCAGGCGCTCATTCGCGATAAGCGGCTCGACAATCTCTATCTGCTTCCGGCCTCCCAGACCCGCGACAAGGACGCGCTCACCGAGGAGGGCGTGCGTCGCGTCATCGACGAATTGCGCGAGCGCTTCGACTGGATCGTCTGCGACAGCCCGGCGGGCATTGAGCGCGGGGCGACGCTCGCCATGCGCTTCGCCGATGTGGCGGTCGTCGTCGCCAATCCCGAAGTCTCCTCCGTGCGCGATTCGGATCGCATCATCGGTCTGCTCGACGCCAAGACCGAGATCGCCGAAAAGGGCGGCCGCATGGAGAAGCATCTGCTGCTGACGCGCTACGACGCTGGCCGCGCCGCGCGCGGCGAGATGCTGAATGTCGACGATGTGCTCGAAATTCTGTCGATCCCGCTGCTCGGCATCATCCCCGAGAGCGAGGATGTTCTGCGCGCCTCCAATGTCGGCTCTCCGGTCACGCTCCACAATGGCGCGAGCGCGCCGTCGCGCGCCTATGCCGATGCGGCGCGGCGTCTCTGCGGCGCCGAGGTGCCGATGGACATACCGTCCGATAAAAAGGGGCTTCTCGTCAGATTGTTTGGTCGGAGGGCGGCATGA
- a CDS encoding HupE/UreJ family protein: MMRRSRQAGVGALFLLLSATNAKAHILGARLGDFYAGAAHPLTDLKDVTLWVALGMLAGSLGAKQTRPLLLLFPFGLAIGVTSAMALNVTSEGALFAAGALVLLGALLAAAAPIPVVALGGFALVLAMMRGAANAAAIGPETNRLLFVAGLSAAGYVVVTLVSAATLAFRGEMADARAWRSIAIRALGSWLAALGLMMGGLALAS, translated from the coding sequence ATGATGCGCCGCTCGCGACAGGCCGGCGTCGGCGCGCTCTTTCTACTCCTCTCGGCCACGAACGCGAAGGCGCATATTCTCGGCGCGCGGCTCGGCGATTTCTATGCCGGCGCGGCGCATCCTCTCACCGATCTGAAGGATGTGACCCTCTGGGTCGCGCTGGGCATGCTCGCCGGATCGCTCGGCGCGAAGCAGACGCGGCCGCTGCTGCTGCTCTTCCCCTTCGGCCTCGCCATCGGCGTGACCAGCGCGATGGCGCTGAATGTGACGTCGGAAGGCGCGCTGTTCGCCGCCGGCGCTCTCGTTCTGCTCGGCGCGCTGCTCGCGGCGGCGGCGCCCATTCCCGTCGTCGCGCTGGGCGGATTCGCATTGGTTCTCGCGATGATGCGCGGCGCGGCCAACGCCGCCGCCATCGGGCCGGAGACCAATCGCCTGCTATTCGTCGCCGGCCTTTCCGCCGCCGGCTATGTGGTCGTCACGCTGGTCTCGGCGGCGACGCTCGCATTTCGCGGCGAGATGGCCGATGCGCGCGCATGGCGCTCTATCGCCATTCGCGCGCTCGGCAGCTGGCTCGCCGCGCTCGGACTGATGATGGGCGGACTGGCCTTGGCGTCCTGA